One segment of Carya illinoinensis cultivar Pawnee chromosome 1, C.illinoinensisPawnee_v1, whole genome shotgun sequence DNA contains the following:
- the LOC122282089 gene encoding uncharacterized protein LOC122282089 codes for MRRVVAMMVLVLMMLVLVLAQADDHEASSRKTLLPILIPSAAPAQADDHDHENSSRKTLVPIIPRPAATLSQDYTPSSTGDCDTTCSAECSLAKRFPKHYAACIDHCKRLHCKYTPSYAILKCTIICVDSISPKLASDHHKVLNEDHIMKACYNGCKKKNNV; via the exons ATGAGGAGAGTTGTAGCAATGATGGTGTTAGTGCTAATGATGCTTGTGCTAGTTTTAGCACAAGCTGATGATCACGAGGCTTCTTCTCGGAAAACACTACTACCAATATTAATCCCTTCTGCTGCACCCGCACAagctgatgatcatgatcacgaGAATTCTTCTCGGAAAACACTAGTACCAATAATCCCTCGGCCTGCTGCTACCCTATCACAAGATTATACACCAAGCAGTACTGGTGACTGTGATACAACGTGTTCTGCAGAGTGTTCTCTTGCTAAAAGATTTCCAAAGCATTACGCGGCTTGTATAGACCATTGCAAGAGGCTACATTGCAAGTATACTCCCTCCTATGCCATCTTAAAGTGCACCATTATTTGTGTTGACTCCATATCCCCCAAGCTTGCCTCCg ATCATCATAAAGTGCTTAACGAAGATCATATTATGAAAGCCTGCTACAATGGCTGCAAGAAGAAGAATAATGTTTGA